In the Agromyces flavus genome, GACGCGTACCGTAAGACGCTGATCCGGCAGATCAGCCAGCACGCGCACTCCGAGATCATCGGCATGCAGCCCGAGTCGAACTGGATCTCGCGCGCGCCGAGCCTCAAGCGCAAGGCGATCCTCATGGCCAAGGTGCAGGACGAAGCCGGTCACGGCCTCTACCTGTACTCGGCCGCGCAGACGCTCGGCATCAGCCGTGAGGAGATGACGCAGCAGCTCATCGAGGGCAAGGCCAAGTACTCCTCCATCTTCAACTACACGACGCCGACCTGGGCCGACATGGGCGCGATCGGATGGCTCGTCGACGGCGCCGCGATCTGCAACCAGGTGCCCCTGTGCCGTGCCTCCTACGGTCCGTACGGTCGCGCGATGATCCGCATCTGCAAGGAGGAGTCGTTCCACCAGCGCCAGGGCTTCGAGATCCTCCTCGAGCTCATGCAGGGCACCGAGGCGCAGCGGCGGATGGCGCAGGAGGCCGTCGACCGCTGGTACTGGCCCGCCCTCATGATGTTCGGCCCGCCCGACGACCAGTCGCCCAACTCGGCGCAGTCGATGGCGTGGAACATCAAGCGCTTCTCGAACGACGAGCTGCGCCAGCGCTTCGTCGGCATGCTCGTGCCGCAGGCCGAGGTCATGGGCGTCACCCTGCCCGACCCGAACCTGAAGTGGAACGAGGCCGAGCAGCGGTACGACATGAGCGAGATCGACTGGACGGAGTTCCACGAGGTGCTCGCCGGGCGCGGGCCGGCCAATGCCGAGCGGCTGCGCCGCCGCCGCGAGGCGCATGAAGAGGGCGCGTGGGTGCGCGAGGCGGCCGCCGAGTACGCCCGCAAGCAGGCACTGAAGCAGAAGGCGGTGGCGTGATGTCGACTCCGGGTGAGATGGGCACCGAGGCCTGGCCCCTCTGGGAGGTCTTCGTTCGGGCCAACCGAGGCCTCAGCCACGTGCATGTCGGGTCGCTGCACGCGCCCGACGCCGATATGGCCGTGCGCAACGCGCGCGACCTCTACACGCGCCGCAACGAGGGCGTGTCGATCTGGGTCGTGCCCGCCGACGCCGTGACCACGAGCGACCCCGACGCGAAGGGCGCGTTCTTCGAGAGCCCCGCGGGCAAGAACTACCGGCACGCGGTGTACTACACGAAGTCCGAAGGGGTGAAGCACCTATGAGCGCCGAGGACCTCGACCACCACGGCGACGTCACCGTCGACCGTGTCGCGCTCGCCGAGGAGCTCGCCGGCTCCGAGGCGACGGCCGGCCACGTGGCATCCGACGACGTGGCCGAGTACGCGCTGCGCCTCGGCGACGACGCGCTCGTGCTCAGCCAGCGCCTCGGTGACTGGATCAGCCGGGCGCCCGAGCTCGAGGAGGATGTCGCGCTCGCGAACATCGCGCTCGACCTGCTCGGCCACGCGCGCTCCTTGCTGCACTATGCGGGAACGCGCGACGGCCGCTCCGAGGACGACCTCGCCTACTTCCGCGACGAGCCCGACTTCCGCAACGCCTGGATCTTCGAGCAGCCGAACGGCGACTTCGCGCACACGATCGCGCGGCAGCTGTTCGTGGCGACGTACCTGCTCGAGCTCTACCGGGCGCTCGAGGGGTCGACGGATGCCACGCTCGCGGCGATCGCGTCGAAGTCCGCCAAGGAGGTCGACTACCACCGCGACCACGCGATCCAGTGGACGTTGCGGCTCGCCGGCGGCACCGACGAGTCCCGCCGCCGCATGGTCCGCGCGGTCGAGCAGACCTGGCCGTACGTCGACGAGCTGTTCCGCGACGACGAGCTCGCGTCCCGCCTCGCCGAGCAGGGCATCGCGCCCCTGCCGTCGTCGCTGCGCCCGGCGTTCGACGCGGTGATCGACGAGGTGTTCGCCGAGGCCGAACTGTCGCGCCCCGAGGGCCGGCTCGCGTTCGTGGTCGGCGGTCGTGGTCGTGAGGGCCAACACACCGAGCACCTCGGCCCGATGCTCGCCGAGATGCAGGTGCTGGCGCGCGCACACCCCGGAGCGTCGTGGTGACCGGGGCGCCCGAGGCATCCGTCGCCCGGCCGGTGCCGAACGACCCGGCCGCACGCGCCGCGTGGGACGTCGCGGCGACCGTGACCGACCCCGAGGTGCCCGTGCTCACGATCGAGGACCTGGGCGTGCTGCGCTCGGTCGCCGTCGACGACGACGGATCGGTGCACGTCGAGCTCACGCCGACGTACAGCGGATGCCCCGCGATGGACGCCATGCGCGACGACGTCGTGCTGGCCCTCACCCACGCCGGATACGACCGCGTCGACGTGCGGATGGTGCTCGCGCCCGCCTGGACGACCGACTGGATGAGCGAGTCCGGCAAGGACAAGCTCCGGAAGTACGGGATCCAGGCGCCTTCAGGCCACGCACCCGTGCGCGACGGCGGGCCCATCCGCCTGAAGATGGCGGTCAAGTGCCCGCGCTGCGACTCCCTGAACACCCGCGAACTCGCCCGCTTCGGCTCGACGTCGTGCAAGGCGCTCTACGAGTGCCTCGACTGCCTCGAGCCCTTCGACTACTTCAAGGTGCTCTGATGGCCGCGATCAACCTGGGCTCCACGGGAGCCCCCGCCCGCAGCGCCGCGGGCACGCTGACGACGGATGCCGCGATCGCCGACGCGTTCCTGCAGAGCGCGGTCGGCGGCGACACCGCCCCGAAGCGCCGCCGTGCCCGGTTCCACCGGCTCGAGGTCGCCGAGGTGCGCCCGCTGACGGATGACTCGGTCGAGGTCACCTTCGCCGTGCCCGACGAGCTCGCCGACGACTACACGTACCTGCCCGGCCAGTACGTCGCGCTCCGCCGCGAGTTCGACGGCCACGAGCTGCGTCGTTCGTACTCGATCTGCCGTCCGCCCGTGCGCGGCAGCGTGTCGGTCGCGATCAAGCGCGACCTCGGCGGGCGGTTCTCGACGTGGGCGAACTCCGAGCTCGCCGCGGGCGACCGCATCGACGTGATGAGCCCGCAGGGCACGTTCACCTCGGGACTCGACTCGCTCGACGGCAAGCACGTGGTCGGCATCGCCGCCGGCTCGGGCATCACGCCGCTCATGGCGCTTGCGCACACCGTGCTCGCGCGCTCCGACGACGCGCGGTTCACGCTCGTGTACACGAACCGCTCCACGCGCGACGTCATGTTCCTCGAGGAGCTCGCGGAGCTCAAGGATCGGTACCCGTCGCGGCTCGCGCTGCACCATGTGCTCTCGCGCGAGCAGCGCACCGCGCCCCTGCTCTCGGGGCGGATCGACGCCGAGAAGCTCGAGCGCATGCTCGACGCCCTCATCCCGCCCTCGACGGTCGACGAGTGGTTCCTGTGCGGACCGTTCGAGCTCGTGCAGCTCGCGCGCGACACTCTCGAGGCGCGAGGCGTGCCATCCGGTCGCGTGCGATACGAGCTGTTCACGACCGACGCCGACCGGGCGACCGAACCGCGCCACGGCCGGCCCGTGGTCGTCGAGCGGGGCGAGGCGACGTTCGACATCGAGTTCACGCTCGACGGCAACTCCTCGAGCGTCGAGAGCCCGGTCAGCGCGAACGAGTCGATCCTCAACGCGGCGCTGCGCGTCCGCGGCGACGTGCCCTTCGCGTGCGCGGGCGGTGTGTGCGGCACCTGCCGCGCCCGCGTGATCGAGGGCAGCGTCAACATGACCGAGAACTTCGCGCTGGAGCCCGACGAGCTCGAGCGCGGCTACGTGCTCACGTGCCAGTCGCACCCCACGTCCGACCGCGTCGTGGTGGACTACGACGTATGACCCGCATCGCGCGAAGGAGCGCCGCATGATCGAGCTCGAGATCCAGGACGGCGTGGCCGAGGTGGTGCTGAACGCACCCGCCAAGCTCAACGCGCTCGACGAGTCGGCGATCGCCGAGCTCGGCGACGCGTACGAGCGGGCGGAGTTCGCGGGCGTCCGCGCGCTCGTGCTGCGCGGCGAGGGGCGCGCGTTCTGCGCGGGCCGCGACATCGCCGGCGTCGACCCGCGCGACGACGACGTCCAGGGCTACCTCGGCGGGCTGGTCGAACCGTTGCTGAAGCGGATGTCGCGGTTCCCCGCGCCGACGTTCGCCGTCGCGCACGGGGCCTGCCTCGGCGTCGGGCTCGGCCTGCTCATCGCGTCCGACATCGTCTACGTCGCCGACACGGCGAAGATCGGCTCGCCGTTCAAGAACCTGGGGGCCACGCTCGACTCGGGCGGGCACGCACTGTTCTACGAGCGGCTCGGGGCCCACCGAACCATGGACCTCATCGTCACCGGGCGGCTCATGTCGGGCGCCGAAGCGGTGGCCGCCGGCCTCTTCTCGCAGGCGCTGCCCGCCGACGAGGTGCTCGAGGCGGCGCGCGCGGCCGCCCGCACCGCGGCATCCGGCCCGACGCAGGCGTTCATCGCCTCGAAACGGCTCATCGCCGACCTGCGGGACCATCGCCTGGGACTGTGGTCGTCGATGTCCGACGAGAACCGCGCGCAGGCCGCACTGTGCGACACAGACGACTATCGCGAGGGGTTCGCGGCCTTCCAGGAGAAGCGGACGCCGGCGTTCACCGGTCGCGGCTGACCGTCCCCAGTTCGGGTGGGAGGCAGGCGCCGCCCGGGGGACCGCGGGCTATCATCGCCGGGTAGGGGGAAGAGGCCCCGCATGAAGGAGCAATGATGAGGGCCCTCGTCGCATCGGTCGCCGCTGCGGTGATCGCGATCGCCGCACTGGGCGCAGCGCCGTCC is a window encoding:
- the paaA gene encoding 1,2-phenylacetyl-CoA epoxidase subunit PaaA, whose amino-acid sequence is MTAPADLSVVEDAEAQARFEDLIAQDSRIEPRDWMPDAYRKTLIRQISQHAHSEIIGMQPESNWISRAPSLKRKAILMAKVQDEAGHGLYLYSAAQTLGISREEMTQQLIEGKAKYSSIFNYTTPTWADMGAIGWLVDGAAICNQVPLCRASYGPYGRAMIRICKEESFHQRQGFEILLELMQGTEAQRRMAQEAVDRWYWPALMMFGPPDDQSPNSAQSMAWNIKRFSNDELRQRFVGMLVPQAEVMGVTLPDPNLKWNEAEQRYDMSEIDWTEFHEVLAGRGPANAERLRRRREAHEEGAWVREAAAEYARKQALKQKAVA
- the paaB gene encoding 1,2-phenylacetyl-CoA epoxidase subunit PaaB, yielding MSTPGEMGTEAWPLWEVFVRANRGLSHVHVGSLHAPDADMAVRNARDLYTRRNEGVSIWVVPADAVTTSDPDAKGAFFESPAGKNYRHAVYYTKSEGVKHL
- the paaC gene encoding 1,2-phenylacetyl-CoA epoxidase subunit PaaC, whose amino-acid sequence is MSAEDLDHHGDVTVDRVALAEELAGSEATAGHVASDDVAEYALRLGDDALVLSQRLGDWISRAPELEEDVALANIALDLLGHARSLLHYAGTRDGRSEDDLAYFRDEPDFRNAWIFEQPNGDFAHTIARQLFVATYLLELYRALEGSTDATLAAIASKSAKEVDYHRDHAIQWTLRLAGGTDESRRRMVRAVEQTWPYVDELFRDDELASRLAEQGIAPLPSSLRPAFDAVIDEVFAEAELSRPEGRLAFVVGGRGREGQHTEHLGPMLAEMQVLARAHPGASW
- the paaD gene encoding 1,2-phenylacetyl-CoA epoxidase subunit PaaD is translated as MTGAPEASVARPVPNDPAARAAWDVAATVTDPEVPVLTIEDLGVLRSVAVDDDGSVHVELTPTYSGCPAMDAMRDDVVLALTHAGYDRVDVRMVLAPAWTTDWMSESGKDKLRKYGIQAPSGHAPVRDGGPIRLKMAVKCPRCDSLNTRELARFGSTSCKALYECLDCLEPFDYFKVL
- the paaE gene encoding 1,2-phenylacetyl-CoA epoxidase subunit PaaE, which gives rise to MAAINLGSTGAPARSAAGTLTTDAAIADAFLQSAVGGDTAPKRRRARFHRLEVAEVRPLTDDSVEVTFAVPDELADDYTYLPGQYVALRREFDGHELRRSYSICRPPVRGSVSVAIKRDLGGRFSTWANSELAAGDRIDVMSPQGTFTSGLDSLDGKHVVGIAAGSGITPLMALAHTVLARSDDARFTLVYTNRSTRDVMFLEELAELKDRYPSRLALHHVLSREQRTAPLLSGRIDAEKLERMLDALIPPSTVDEWFLCGPFELVQLARDTLEARGVPSGRVRYELFTTDADRATEPRHGRPVVVERGEATFDIEFTLDGNSSSVESPVSANESILNAALRVRGDVPFACAGGVCGTCRARVIEGSVNMTENFALEPDELERGYVLTCQSHPTSDRVVVDYDV
- a CDS encoding enoyl-CoA hydratase/isomerase family protein, translated to MIELEIQDGVAEVVLNAPAKLNALDESAIAELGDAYERAEFAGVRALVLRGEGRAFCAGRDIAGVDPRDDDVQGYLGGLVEPLLKRMSRFPAPTFAVAHGACLGVGLGLLIASDIVYVADTAKIGSPFKNLGATLDSGGHALFYERLGAHRTMDLIVTGRLMSGAEAVAAGLFSQALPADEVLEAARAAARTAASGPTQAFIASKRLIADLRDHRLGLWSSMSDENRAQAALCDTDDYREGFAAFQEKRTPAFTGRG